The following proteins come from a genomic window of Streptomyces sp. NBC_01716:
- a CDS encoding recombinase family protein, whose protein sequence is MVQPPICLGSRLTHGAGKALFAFFAAMAETERENIRESTPEGLDTAARKGKHGGRPPVITDDMLHTVLRRRALAEHTRREAHPEAVVQAHTDFADLRAGELPGPRAQPQTVR, encoded by the coding sequence TTGGTCCAGCCGCCGATCTGCCTCGGTTCTCGACTCACACATGGGGCGGGCAAGGCGCTGTTCGCGTTCTTCGCGGCGATGGCGGAGACCGAACGGGAGAACATCCGGGAGTCGACGCCGGAGGGGCTCGACACCGCCGCCCGCAAGGGCAAGCACGGCGGCCGGCCTCCGGTCATCACCGACGACATGCTCCACACTGTGCTGCGGCGCCGGGCGCTCGCCGAGCACACCAGGCGTGAGGCACACCCCGAAGCCGTCGTACAGGCCCACACCGACTTTGCCGACCTCCGGGCCGGCGAACTCCCCGGCCCTCGGGCCCAGCCGCAGACCGTACGGTGA
- a CDS encoding LLM class flavin-dependent oxidoreductase: MDFILMSEGDTPVGLTHEHRYRELIEEVLLAERVGFDAFGSSEQHVALGTASVSAPEVLYPYLMALTSRIRFIHLVTLLPTRMNHALRVAERVATEDILSNGRVELGTGRGNTTLALRAFEVDPSENKAQWREGIELIRHAFLNDVFSYVGDHYKIPPRSLVPKPLQNPHPPISAAAGSPNSVETAATMGIGAIMGGLYLGYDLVENMIKLYDKTLTTTHHPHPITPRKMIAIAGGMHCAQTTAQARTEAKPLLDMAKLSTDAYERLSKLSKDYAYMGAVKNINLNDEEYMLEHSQGFIVGDPDHCIQHIQRYADMGADALVLRVDSLPHHQLMNSIELFGKYVIPHFKNPRNIVRPPNDILTDIRTARPAHEQALRQHHTNHTNHTKETPR, translated from the coding sequence ATGGACTTCATCCTCATGTCCGAGGGAGACACCCCGGTCGGGCTCACGCATGAGCACCGCTACCGGGAGCTGATCGAGGAGGTGCTCCTGGCGGAGCGGGTGGGCTTCGACGCCTTCGGCAGTTCCGAGCAGCACGTCGCCCTGGGCACCGCATCGGTCTCGGCTCCGGAGGTGCTCTACCCCTACCTCATGGCCCTCACAAGCCGGATCCGCTTCATCCACCTCGTGACACTGCTGCCCACCCGGATGAACCACGCCCTGCGCGTCGCCGAACGCGTCGCCACCGAGGACATCCTGTCCAACGGCCGCGTCGAACTGGGCACCGGACGCGGCAACACCACACTCGCACTGCGCGCATTCGAGGTCGACCCCTCGGAAAACAAAGCCCAGTGGCGCGAAGGCATCGAACTCATCCGCCACGCATTCCTCAACGACGTCTTCTCCTACGTCGGCGACCACTACAAGATCCCACCCCGCAGCCTCGTCCCCAAACCCCTACAAAACCCCCACCCGCCCATCTCAGCCGCCGCCGGCAGCCCCAACTCCGTCGAAACCGCAGCCACCATGGGCATCGGCGCCATCATGGGCGGCCTCTACCTCGGCTACGACCTCGTCGAAAACATGATCAAGCTCTACGACAAAACCCTCACCACCACACACCACCCCCACCCCATCACACCACGCAAAATGATCGCCATCGCCGGCGGAATGCACTGCGCCCAAACCACAGCACAAGCCCGCACCGAAGCAAAACCCCTGCTCGACATGGCCAAACTCTCCACCGACGCCTACGAACGCCTCTCCAAACTCTCAAAGGACTACGCCTACATGGGCGCCGTCAAAAACATCAACCTCAACGACGAGGAATACATGCTCGAACACTCCCAGGGCTTCATCGTCGGCGACCCCGACCACTGCATCCAACACATCCAGCGCTACGCCGACATGGGCGCCGACGCACTCGTCCTGCGAGTCGACAGCCTCCCCCACCACCAACTCATGAACTCCATCGAACTCTTCGGCAAATACGTCATCCCCCACTTCAAAAACCCCCGCAACATAGTCCGCCCACCCAACGACATCCTCACCGACATCCGCACCGCACGCCCCGCCCACGAACAAGCACTCCGCCAACACCACACCAACCACACCAACCACACCAAGGAGACCCCACGATGA
- a CDS encoding enoyl-CoA hydratase/isomerase family protein yields MSDLYKHGTGDVLVERRDDGVLLITINRPERYNSLTMPMFEEMNQIWADVERDDQTRVVVVTGAGKAFCTGMDVAQPDPTPEQTLAMLETERKRVATVLRIEKPIISAINGPAVGYGLSTALLADISIAADDAVLIEGHTKVGVTAGDHAALIWPLLVGMAKTKYYVLTSEKLTGAEAERIGLVSLSVPREQVLPRALEVASQLARGSQQALRFTKRALNTWLTNAMPQHELSSALEIIDFASADYAEARQAFREKRPVDFPSARIAGAPAN; encoded by the coding sequence ATGAGTGACCTCTACAAGCACGGCACTGGCGACGTCCTCGTCGAACGCCGCGACGACGGTGTCCTCCTCATCACGATCAATCGGCCCGAGCGGTACAACTCGCTCACCATGCCCATGTTCGAGGAGATGAACCAGATCTGGGCCGACGTCGAGCGCGACGATCAGACCCGGGTCGTGGTTGTCACCGGAGCCGGCAAGGCATTCTGTACCGGGATGGACGTGGCGCAGCCCGATCCCACGCCCGAGCAGACGCTCGCGATGCTGGAGACGGAGCGCAAGCGGGTTGCGACGGTCCTGCGCATCGAGAAGCCGATCATCTCCGCGATCAACGGTCCCGCAGTCGGCTACGGCCTGTCGACCGCGCTCCTTGCCGACATCAGCATCGCCGCGGACGACGCGGTGCTGATTGAGGGCCACACCAAGGTCGGCGTGACAGCCGGCGACCACGCCGCACTCATCTGGCCGCTGCTCGTCGGCATGGCCAAGACCAAGTACTACGTGCTCACCTCCGAGAAGCTGACCGGTGCCGAAGCCGAGCGGATCGGGCTTGTGAGTCTGTCCGTTCCCCGTGAGCAGGTACTGCCCCGTGCTCTCGAGGTCGCGTCCCAGTTGGCGCGTGGTTCCCAGCAGGCTCTCCGTTTCACCAAGCGCGCGCTCAACACCTGGCTCACCAACGCGATGCCCCAGCACGAACTGTCCTCGGCGCTCGAGATCATCGACTTCGCCAGCGCCGACTACGCCGAAGCGCGCCAGGCCTTCCGGGAAAAGCGCCCTGTGGACTTCCCCTCCGCTCGCATCGCTGGCGCCCCGGCGAACTAA
- a CDS encoding MFS transporter: protein MTTAQHSEKTISLKSARRASLAGGVGTLIEYYDFSVYGFLALTIGPLFFPSDNPTVSTLSALAVFASSYLIRPLGGWFFSRLGDRRGRRTALVATIVLMGVACGVMGLLPTYEHIGVAATIAIIVVRLAQGFAAGGEIGGAATYIAELAPPGKRGYYGSTVSIGSTLGFAVAAAVVGVVRLLVPADQMATWGWRIPFLLSLILTAVCLRARLRVEESPQFQELKDKAAIVRSPTLAALRSHPLSVARVAGLAIAFNGTGYFGVAYFAIFLEQEGFSATGVAWTAALCIALATLTYPLAGKLTDRYDRKPILLAAYIAFAVIAWPVFALLIAATNLFVVGAVYFVFMFFTGWSQVPTWPLATELFPANVRYSGIAIGYNLGVIIGGITPLVAAALVAGTGSKTSPVYWILAVSLIGVITVARLPKTAAKPLPA, encoded by the coding sequence ATGACGACTGCGCAACATTCCGAGAAAACGATCAGCTTGAAGTCCGCCCGGCGCGCATCGCTCGCGGGTGGTGTCGGCACACTGATCGAGTACTACGACTTCAGCGTCTACGGGTTCCTGGCGCTCACCATCGGACCGCTGTTCTTCCCCAGCGACAATCCGACGGTTTCAACCCTGTCCGCGCTCGCCGTGTTCGCGTCGTCCTACCTCATACGTCCGCTCGGCGGCTGGTTCTTCAGTCGTCTTGGTGACCGCCGCGGACGCCGGACAGCCCTTGTCGCGACGATCGTGTTGATGGGTGTGGCGTGCGGCGTGATGGGCCTGCTGCCCACCTACGAACACATCGGAGTCGCCGCGACGATCGCCATCATCGTCGTGCGACTCGCCCAAGGGTTCGCCGCCGGCGGTGAGATTGGCGGCGCCGCCACCTACATCGCCGAGCTCGCGCCTCCCGGCAAGCGGGGATACTACGGATCAACGGTTTCCATAGGGTCCACACTCGGGTTCGCCGTGGCCGCCGCCGTCGTAGGAGTGGTCCGGCTGCTGGTTCCGGCCGACCAAATGGCAACATGGGGCTGGCGGATTCCGTTCCTCCTCTCGCTGATCCTGACTGCGGTCTGCCTGCGGGCTCGCCTGCGGGTTGAGGAGTCACCTCAATTCCAAGAGCTGAAAGACAAGGCCGCGATCGTACGTAGCCCGACGCTGGCCGCTCTGCGCAGCCACCCGCTGTCGGTCGCCCGCGTGGCGGGTCTGGCCATCGCGTTCAACGGCACCGGCTACTTCGGCGTAGCCTACTTCGCGATCTTCCTTGAGCAGGAGGGATTCTCCGCAACAGGCGTCGCCTGGACAGCGGCGTTGTGCATCGCCCTGGCTACCCTGACGTACCCGCTTGCGGGCAAGCTGACGGACCGATACGACCGCAAGCCAATCCTGCTGGCGGCTTACATCGCCTTCGCCGTCATCGCCTGGCCGGTCTTCGCTCTGCTCATCGCAGCAACCAACCTCTTTGTTGTCGGGGCCGTCTATTTCGTCTTCATGTTCTTCACCGGGTGGTCGCAGGTACCGACGTGGCCGCTGGCCACGGAACTGTTCCCGGCGAATGTGCGCTACTCAGGCATTGCGATCGGCTACAACCTCGGCGTGATCATCGGCGGCATCACACCACTCGTCGCCGCCGCCCTCGTGGCCGGCACCGGGAGCAAAACCAGTCCCGTGTACTGGATCCTCGCCGTATCACTCATTGGAGTGATCACCGTCGCGCGCCTGCCGAAGACCGCGGCGAAGCCGCTACCCGCCTGA
- a CDS encoding AMP-dependent synthetase/ligase: MDLTNFQPTRTLPGLLLDRASREPDTVALRYWRDGAAQTVTWRSYADQVRSLALGLAAQGVKHGDRVAVLSSARPEWVFAALAVQSVGGVVIGVYPTNSPAEIEQLLVHSEAVAFVGETTTDLTKVAGIAARTPKLRLVVGIDHAPPALPQTIKGTRWETLREEGARYADGPDRLSKLVSAGSLDDAAVLFYTSGSTGAPKGVTHSHRTIQHSVQTVIGLYPQLISRDHDVVGFLPLAHVAPAVVSVFTPLLSRLVVTYCSIPDYEDVLRAVRPTVVLWPPRFYEKIAGELIARPETWSGLRRYAYDAAMWVGRRVAELRWSRRRPSLLLRIAYAAALRGVFLPLRATVGMDRVRIAYTASAAMPESVLAIWQIWGLDLRECYGLTETAGTPIAHFNEQFPRPGFIGKEFSDPRFQVKVADDGEMLLRAPLLFDGYWRNPAETEAVFQDDWFCTGDLMERTPRGDIRLIGRKKDVIITRGGKTINPQPIETRLRESSLINEAIVVGDARKYLTVLFEPSTTADAQSAEALAERLRAEVVRVNADLARVEQLKDFRILPRPLRVEHGERTVNGKLKRNAVVRSFATLIDEMYGANDDAAIANHVRSKPN; the protein is encoded by the coding sequence ATGGATCTGACCAATTTCCAACCGACCCGGACGCTACCGGGGCTGCTGCTCGATCGCGCGAGCCGAGAGCCTGACACCGTTGCGCTGCGCTACTGGCGTGATGGTGCCGCACAGACGGTCACGTGGCGGTCGTACGCGGACCAGGTACGCTCTCTGGCGCTCGGCCTCGCCGCGCAAGGTGTGAAGCACGGTGATCGCGTCGCGGTGTTGAGCAGCGCCCGCCCGGAGTGGGTGTTCGCCGCGCTGGCCGTGCAGAGTGTCGGCGGCGTCGTGATCGGCGTGTATCCGACCAACTCACCCGCCGAGATCGAGCAACTCCTCGTACACAGCGAGGCGGTCGCCTTCGTCGGGGAGACGACGACAGACCTCACCAAAGTCGCGGGGATCGCCGCACGCACACCGAAGCTGCGGCTCGTGGTCGGAATCGACCACGCTCCGCCGGCGCTGCCCCAGACGATCAAGGGGACAAGGTGGGAGACGCTGCGCGAAGAAGGAGCACGGTACGCCGACGGCCCGGATCGCCTGTCCAAGCTGGTTTCCGCGGGCTCTCTCGATGATGCCGCCGTGCTCTTCTACACGTCGGGGTCCACGGGAGCGCCGAAAGGCGTCACACACTCGCACCGAACGATTCAGCACTCGGTTCAGACCGTCATCGGCCTCTATCCACAGCTGATCAGCCGCGATCACGATGTGGTGGGCTTCCTGCCATTGGCCCACGTGGCGCCGGCGGTAGTTTCGGTTTTCACGCCGCTGCTCTCACGGCTGGTGGTCACCTACTGCAGCATCCCTGACTACGAGGATGTCCTGCGCGCGGTACGGCCGACAGTAGTGCTCTGGCCGCCGCGCTTCTACGAGAAGATCGCCGGCGAACTGATCGCACGGCCAGAAACCTGGTCGGGACTCCGCCGCTACGCCTATGACGCCGCGATGTGGGTGGGCCGCAGGGTGGCCGAACTCCGCTGGTCTCGTCGCCGGCCCTCGCTGTTGCTGCGGATCGCGTACGCTGCCGCCCTTCGCGGAGTGTTCCTGCCGCTACGGGCAACCGTCGGAATGGATCGCGTCCGGATTGCCTACACCGCATCTGCCGCGATGCCTGAGAGCGTCCTCGCGATTTGGCAGATCTGGGGGCTCGACCTTCGCGAGTGTTACGGCCTCACCGAGACCGCCGGCACGCCCATCGCACACTTCAATGAGCAGTTCCCTCGGCCAGGTTTCATCGGCAAGGAGTTTTCGGACCCGCGCTTCCAGGTGAAGGTCGCGGACGATGGAGAAATGCTGCTCCGCGCGCCGCTGCTCTTCGACGGATATTGGCGCAACCCTGCGGAGACCGAGGCTGTTTTCCAGGATGACTGGTTCTGCACCGGTGACCTGATGGAGCGCACACCCCGGGGCGACATCCGGCTCATCGGCCGCAAGAAGGATGTGATCATTACCCGCGGCGGCAAAACGATCAATCCTCAGCCCATTGAAACCCGGCTGAGGGAAAGCTCGCTGATCAACGAAGCCATCGTCGTCGGCGACGCCCGCAAGTACCTCACTGTCCTGTTCGAGCCGAGCACCACCGCAGACGCCCAGTCGGCAGAAGCGCTGGCCGAACGCCTGCGAGCGGAGGTGGTTCGGGTCAACGCAGACCTCGCCCGCGTAGAGCAGTTGAAGGACTTTCGCATCCTGCCGCGGCCCCTGCGGGTCGAGCACGGCGAGCGGACTGTGAACGGCAAGTTGAAGCGCAATGCCGTCGTGCGCTCGTTCGCAACGCTGATCGACGAGATGTACGGCGCGAACGATGACGCGGCAATCGCGAACCACGTGCGCTCCAAGCCGAACTAG
- a CDS encoding Lrp/AsnC family transcriptional regulator yields MDATDARILLALAADPRATVVALAEQLSLSRNTVQARLVRMEQGGALGSFERRISPKALGQPLTAFVTAQVNQHQLAEVSQALADIAEVVEVFGLSGETDLLVRVVAADAEDLYRVAGQILAVRGIERTTTALAMRELVPHRLTPLLRRAAEGR; encoded by the coding sequence ATGGACGCCACCGATGCGCGGATTCTGCTCGCTCTGGCTGCCGATCCGCGGGCCACGGTCGTTGCCCTGGCTGAGCAACTGAGCCTGTCTCGAAATACCGTGCAAGCCCGGCTGGTCAGGATGGAACAGGGCGGCGCATTGGGCTCCTTTGAACGGCGGATCAGCCCGAAAGCGCTGGGCCAGCCGCTCACGGCGTTCGTCACCGCGCAGGTCAATCAGCACCAGCTGGCCGAGGTCTCCCAGGCGCTGGCCGACATCGCCGAGGTCGTGGAGGTCTTCGGCTTGAGTGGCGAGACCGATCTACTGGTGCGGGTGGTCGCTGCGGACGCGGAGGACCTGTACCGGGTCGCGGGGCAAATCCTCGCCGTACGCGGTATCGAGCGCACTACTACAGCCCTGGCCATGCGCGAACTGGTCCCGCACCGCCTCACCCCTCTGCTGCGTCGTGCCGCAGAGGGCAGGTAG
- a CDS encoding creatininase family protein produces the protein MSELRIERLTSPEIADAMASGMRTAVLPLGATEQHGAHLPLSVDSDHADRLGILVAERLGDALVLPTVRIGCSAHHLGFAGTLSLQPETLEAICVDCCTSLAAHGFRRVLIFSAHIGNYPLLSEIEEKLAPRLPADLDVIAFADSAAVLQAWRDAAQRVAGLADHVGGHADVAESSIMLAVQPDVVRNDRATAGFTGSMNDELLARVFTDGVKAVAPNGVLGDPHGMSSELGFACLNAVADLLATHATTRYRPLT, from the coding sequence GTGAGCGAGTTGCGGATTGAGCGTTTGACCTCGCCCGAGATCGCGGATGCCATGGCAAGCGGCATGCGTACGGCGGTCCTGCCGCTGGGAGCCACAGAGCAGCACGGCGCGCACCTGCCACTGTCGGTCGACAGCGATCACGCCGACCGTCTGGGCATCCTTGTCGCCGAGCGGCTTGGCGACGCGCTCGTGCTGCCGACGGTGCGGATCGGCTGCTCCGCGCACCACCTCGGCTTCGCCGGAACGCTCTCACTGCAGCCCGAAACGCTCGAGGCGATCTGCGTCGACTGCTGCACAAGCCTTGCCGCGCACGGCTTCCGGCGCGTGCTGATCTTCTCGGCGCATATCGGCAACTACCCACTGCTCAGTGAGATCGAGGAGAAGCTCGCCCCACGGCTTCCTGCCGACCTGGACGTCATCGCGTTCGCCGACTCGGCAGCGGTCCTCCAGGCATGGCGCGACGCGGCTCAACGCGTCGCCGGCCTCGCCGACCATGTCGGAGGCCATGCCGACGTCGCCGAAAGTTCGATCATGCTCGCCGTTCAGCCGGACGTCGTGAGGAACGATCGCGCCACCGCAGGCTTCACCGGGTCAATGAACGACGAACTGCTCGCCCGCGTATTCACCGACGGCGTCAAGGCGGTTGCGCCCAACGGGGTACTCGGTGACCCGCACGGAATGTCCTCTGAGCTGGGTTTTGCCTGCCTGAACGCCGTCGCCGACCTGCTCGCGACGCACGCGACGACACGTTATCGGCCACTCACCTAG
- a CDS encoding LysR family transcriptional regulator, whose protein sequence is MPIPDLTLQQLRAVRTLAASGSFTKAAAAEHISQSVLSRRIKEVERLLRVRLFDRTTRQIDTTAAGQAFLLMTGAVLDDMDLGLSRFMSYVAAQSGTIAVAALPSLAAAVLPEMIRGFMLDHPEVEFEIIDGAADDVVERLAGGTVELGLTAHGDLRDNFCFEPLLQEQFYGVAHRGHPWSTQNSISWSDFKGETVLATRPGTSIRAITDAAFSEYSISVSERFNACSAATIRGLLRAGVGVAALPALEVQGFGLDDLVAVPVDSPEATRVIGVAYHCSQDLSPVAARFLDFMHATEIDSPRGVSRVQVDDTGEDTLSSSGCSSEHEVCLKP, encoded by the coding sequence ATGCCGATTCCTGACTTGACGCTCCAGCAGCTTCGCGCAGTCCGGACCCTCGCCGCATCCGGCAGCTTCACGAAAGCAGCCGCGGCGGAGCACATCTCTCAGTCGGTCCTCAGCAGAAGGATCAAGGAAGTCGAACGTCTCCTGAGGGTGCGGCTGTTCGACCGCACCACTCGGCAGATCGACACCACGGCAGCGGGGCAGGCCTTCCTGCTCATGACGGGTGCCGTCCTCGACGATATGGACCTGGGGCTGAGCCGCTTCATGTCCTACGTGGCAGCGCAGTCCGGAACCATCGCCGTAGCCGCACTGCCGTCACTCGCGGCGGCTGTGCTGCCGGAGATGATCCGCGGCTTCATGCTGGATCACCCCGAGGTGGAGTTCGAGATCATAGATGGAGCCGCGGATGACGTTGTCGAACGCCTCGCTGGTGGAACTGTCGAACTCGGTCTGACCGCCCATGGTGACCTGCGGGACAACTTCTGCTTCGAGCCCCTGCTGCAGGAACAGTTCTACGGCGTCGCGCACCGCGGCCACCCTTGGTCGACGCAGAACTCCATCTCGTGGTCGGACTTCAAGGGAGAGACCGTACTCGCAACGCGACCCGGAACCAGCATCCGAGCAATCACCGACGCCGCGTTCAGCGAGTACTCAATCTCAGTGAGCGAGCGCTTCAATGCATGCAGCGCAGCGACGATCCGTGGCCTGCTACGGGCTGGGGTGGGCGTGGCGGCTCTGCCGGCTCTGGAAGTGCAGGGCTTCGGTCTGGATGATCTCGTCGCAGTACCCGTGGATTCACCGGAAGCAACCAGAGTCATCGGCGTGGCGTACCACTGTTCTCAGGATCTCTCGCCTGTCGCGGCTCGCTTCTTGGATTTCATGCACGCGACCGAGATTGACTCTCCGCGAGGAGTCTCCCGCGTTCAGGTCGATGACACCGGCGAAGACACACTCAGCAGTTCAGGGTGCAGTTCGGAACATGAGGTCTGTCTCAAGCCGTGA
- a CDS encoding flavin reductase family protein: MVDQFQGPLVLVCLGRGADCFPVFMAAKHFVVNIVTDAHAELVIKFATKGENKFAYGNFEFDEAGHPLLPDAAAVIRCELEQAVPGGDHVILIGRVHDARTGSSKPVTWYRGGFLPIGESAA; the protein is encoded by the coding sequence ATGGTTGATCAATTTCAAGGACCGCTCGTCTTGGTTTGCCTGGGCCGGGGGGCGGACTGCTTTCCTGTTTTCATGGCGGCCAAGCACTTCGTCGTGAACATCGTGACGGACGCACACGCGGAATTGGTGATCAAATTCGCGACAAAGGGTGAGAATAAGTTCGCTTACGGCAACTTCGAATTCGATGAGGCGGGTCATCCACTGTTGCCCGATGCAGCGGCAGTCATCCGTTGCGAACTGGAGCAAGCCGTGCCAGGCGGAGATCACGTGATCCTCATCGGTCGGGTGCACGACGCGCGGACAGGTAGCAGCAAGCCGGTGACCTGGTACAGAGGCGGCTTCCTCCCTATTGGGGAGAGTGCGGCATGA
- a CDS encoding TetR/AcrR family transcriptional regulator has product MLIKVAGELFNERAFDAVTTEMIGSRAGVTGPALYRHFPSKQALLIAVLEDPLNELLANARRTAAEISDPRQALEAMIDYHVRRTLDNVPSTLVFLKNEHNVPTKAQRTTAELRTHGRGAGDHHHVHEGPRTFPVRPQNCGVLVRAGHTAATADFSRPDDAVALKNTAIS; this is encoded by the coding sequence GTGCTGATCAAGGTCGCCGGCGAGCTGTTCAACGAGCGTGCCTTCGATGCGGTCACCACGGAGATGATCGGCTCCCGCGCCGGCGTGACCGGCCCCGCCCTCTACCGGCACTTCCCCAGCAAGCAGGCGTTGCTCATCGCCGTGCTCGAGGATCCGTTGAACGAGCTGCTGGCGAACGCGCGCAGGACGGCAGCCGAGATCTCGGATCCACGCCAGGCACTCGAAGCAATGATCGACTACCACGTCAGACGCACCCTCGACAACGTGCCGTCCACGCTGGTGTTCCTGAAGAACGAACACAACGTCCCCACGAAAGCGCAGAGAACGACTGCTGAGCTAAGGACTCATGGTCGTGGTGCTGGTGACCACCACCATGTGCACGAGGGCCCCCGGACATTTCCCGTACGCCCGCAGAACTGCGGTGTCCTGGTCCGCGCCGGACACACCGCAGCCACCGCCGACTTCTCGCGACCGGATGACGCAGTGGCTCTGAAGAACACAGCCATATCGTGA
- a CDS encoding enoyl-CoA hydratase/isomerase family protein, with product MTAGSHNTALSVVHASDEADGVVVITLNHPPANALSDSLVSDLTAKLETLAKGPDAPALVLTGAGERFFCAGGDMKEAVDFNAAAMAGRMKSFHALLCALENYPRPLVCAVNGWCVGGGIEMALFADVVYSSTTARFVFPEIKHGMLPAVKGIAQVREILGDRAARRLLLGGDPIDAFDAKAIGIVDQVVNQDDLLSTALADARKAAANPSAVFAALKRALHSGTASWPEEEQLRVTVADARTVFLDPAARAAREGYNG from the coding sequence ATGACCGCAGGTTCGCACAACACAGCGCTGAGCGTTGTCCACGCGTCCGACGAAGCGGACGGCGTGGTCGTCATCACTCTGAACCACCCGCCCGCAAACGCACTCAGTGACTCGCTCGTCAGCGACCTGACGGCGAAGCTGGAGACCCTCGCCAAGGGTCCTGACGCCCCCGCGCTGGTTCTGACGGGCGCCGGCGAGCGTTTCTTCTGCGCGGGTGGCGACATGAAGGAAGCCGTCGACTTCAACGCCGCTGCGATGGCCGGGCGGATGAAGTCGTTCCACGCGCTGCTCTGCGCACTGGAGAACTATCCCCGGCCGCTGGTGTGCGCGGTTAACGGCTGGTGCGTCGGTGGCGGTATCGAAATGGCGTTGTTCGCTGACGTGGTGTACTCGTCGACTACAGCGCGTTTCGTCTTCCCCGAGATCAAGCACGGAATGCTGCCGGCCGTAAAGGGAATCGCTCAAGTGCGTGAAATCCTTGGTGACCGCGCAGCCCGGCGACTCCTGCTGGGTGGAGATCCCATCGATGCATTCGATGCGAAGGCGATAGGCATCGTCGACCAGGTGGTCAACCAGGACGACCTGCTCTCGACTGCGCTGGCGGATGCGCGCAAGGCAGCCGCGAACCCGTCTGCCGTGTTCGCGGCGCTCAAGCGGGCTCTTCACTCAGGGACTGCCAGTTGGCCAGAGGAAGAACAGCTCCGCGTCACGGTTGCCGACGCGCGCACGGTCTTCCTTGACCCTGCCGCCCGAGCCGCCCGCGAGGGATACAATGGTTGA